The sequence below is a genomic window from Streptomyces sp. V1I1.
CAGGGCACGGAAGTTCGGGACTTTGAGATCGCGCGGATAGGTCAGAGGCATCGGCTGGGTCGGGTGTCCCAGCGGTGGCTCGTCCAGGCTTAGGGTCTGTTTGAAAGTGGATCTTGGTCTGGGATGATCTTCGGGTGGCGCGGAGAGATCTGACCGAGGGTCAATGGGCAATGCTGGAGCCGTTGTTGCCGTCCGCGCGCAAGCGCGGCCGACCGACCGCGTTCACGCGGCGGGACCAGGTGAACGCGATCCGGTGGCGGACCCGGACGGGTGCGCCGTGGCGGGACGTACCGGAGCGGTACGGACCGTGGGAGTCCGCGTACAGCCTGTTCCGGCGCCGGCAGCGCGACGGCACCTGGGCGCGGGTCCTCGAACATTTGCAGGTCCGCGCCGACGCGCGGGCTGATCACCTGGGACGTGAACGTCGACTCCACGGTCTCCCGCGCGCACCAGCACGCCGTCGGGGCCCGCAAAAGGTGCCCCTATGGTTTTCGTCAAGCGGTGACCGGGGTGGGTGGCTGGTAGAAGGTGCCGTCTCGGAGCATGGCGAAGAGGACGTCGATGCGGCGGCGGGCGAGGCAGACGATGGCTGCGACGTGGTGTTTTCCCTCGCGTCGTTTCCTGTCGTAGTAGGCGCGTGAGTCGGGCTGGGCCAGTGAGGCGAACGCGGCGAGGTAGAAAGCCCTCTTGAGCTGCTTGTTGCCTCGCCGGGAGGGATGCTCGCCGCGGATGGACGAGCCGGATCGGCGGGTGGCGGGTGCAAGGCCGGCGTAGGCGGCCAGGTGGCCTGCGGTGGCGAAGCCGCTGCCGTCGCCGACGTCGATGAGGATCCGGGCTGCGGTCCTGACCCCGATGCCGGGCATGGAGGTCAGGACCTGGGAAAGAGGGTGCGCCTCCAGCAGCTCCTCGATCCTTGTGGTGAGGAGCTTTCGCTGATCGAGCACGGCGGTGAGCGAGGCGGCGAGGCTGGGGACGATCAGTGCGGCAGCGTCGGTGCCCGGCACGACGACGGTCTGCTCGTCGAGCGCGTCGAAGATGTCCTCGACCAGCCGTTCGGCCATGCGCGGTGCCTTGGGCCGCAACAGCGATACCAGCCGCCGCCTGCCGGCCTTCCTCAACTGGGCCGGGGAGCCATTGCGTTCGAGGAGCAACAGGACGGCCGGGTGATCCAGGCGAGGACCCAGGACGCGCTCGAGCGAGGGATGGACCTGCGTGAGGAGCCCGCGCAGACGATTCTTGACGCGGGTGACCTCGCCGGCCAGGTCGTCGTCGAAGCCCACGAGCATGTTCAGCTCGGCGATGGTTTCGTCATCCGGTGCCAGGTCCCGGAGAGTGTGCGGCATGGTCCGGGCGGCATCGGCGATGATCGCCGCATCGCGGGCGTCGGTCTTCGACTCGCCCGGATAAAGATCGGCGATCCGCCGCATCGTCAGCCCCGGCAGATAGGCGACGCGGCAGCCAGCATCGCGAGCCACAGCCAGCGGCAGGGCGCCGATCGAGGCAGGCTGGTCCACCACGACCAGCACCGTTCCGTGCCTGGCCTGCAGTTTCGTGAACAGCTCACGCAACCGCGACTCGCTATTGGGCAACTGCTTGTCGAAGACCTTCTTACCTGTCGGAGTAAGCGCGGTGCCGTGATGCTCCCCCTTGCCGACGTCCAGACCAAGGTAGACATCGACCTCGCCCGTGTCGTTCACATACCCCTCCCCAGCAGACCCTTCCCGGCCTCAGCTGCGGCATCAGCGTGCCGGCATCCACGTTACGAAGGCCTGCCCCACCCAGGACGGATGCGAGCGGTCATGCCCCTGATCAGCGGTCTGCCAATGCCTCCGAGTCCCGGTGACACCACCTTTTCGATCATGGCGACAAGGGGACCAAGTCATACCGGGCTCGGAGACCGGGAGCCCCATTGCGGGGCCACGAAAACGGTAACGGGGACCTGCAACGCGAGCCGCCCGGCGGGCTCGTCAACGAACCCGCCGACCACGCGCTCGGCCGGTCCCGCGGCGGGCTGACCACGAAGATCCACCTGGTGGTCGAGCAGGGCCAGCGCCCGCTGGCCCTGCTGATCACCGCCGGACAACGCGGCGACTCATCGCAGTTCGCGAACCTCCTCGACGCAATCCGCGTGCCCAGGCCCCGACCGGGCAGGCCGCGCACCCACCCGCGGCGGGTGCGCGGCGACAAGGCATACAGCTCGCGGGCGAACCGCGCGCTCCTGCGCAGACGCGGGATCGCCTGCACCATCCCCGAACCCGCCGACCAGGTCCGCAACCGCAAACGACGCGGGCCGGCGGGCGGACGCCCGCCAGCGTTCGACCGCGAGGACTACAAGGCCCGCCACGCCATCGAATGCGGCATCAACCGCCTCAAACGACACCGCGCCGTCGCCACCCGATACGACAAACTCGCCGTCCGCTACGAAGCCACCGTCACCATCGCAGCCATCGGCGACACGGGCCCCTCCGCTCGGTGCAGATGGCGAGTTTGTTGACATGAGGGCAGGTCCTTTCGCTGGCTCGACACGGATGAGTCGGTTTGCGCTACCCACCCCGAAAGGGGCCGCCGCTAACGGCACCCCCGGCAGCTGGCCCGGTCACCGAACGCGAATCTCAGTGATCGCAGATCGCGACCTCGCGTGATCGCTCACAGGTCGCGCATGCTCTCGTTCTCCTATGTGTTCTGAATGGCGTTCACCAGTCCAGCAACAAGGTTCGCCCGCTCGGCCATGGCTTCGATCACCAGGTACTCGTGGTCGGCGTGGGCACCGCCCCCGACTGCTCCAAGGCCATCGAGTGTTGGCACCCCCAGTGCGGCCGTGAAGTTGCCGTCGCTTCCGCCGCCGACTGCCTTGCCTTCGAGGCCAGGAAGCAGTCGCTTTGCCACCGCAAAGAGCTCGGTCGACGCCGACTCAGGCATCGGGGGTCGGCTGATAGCTCCCTGAACCGCGATCTCCGCCTCATCGAGACGCGGAGCCAGTGCTGCGAACGCAGATTCAATTCGTTCCTTCTCGCCGGCCGACTCGACCCGGACGTCGACGATGACGGT
It includes:
- a CDS encoding IS110 family transposase, whose protein sequence is MNDTGEVDVYLGLDVGKGEHHGTALTPTGKKVFDKQLPNSESRLRELFTKLQARHGTVLVVVDQPASIGALPLAVARDAGCRVAYLPGLTMRRIADLYPGESKTDARDAAIIADAARTMPHTLRDLAPDDETIAELNMLVGFDDDLAGEVTRVKNRLRGLLTQVHPSLERVLGPRLDHPAVLLLLERNGSPAQLRKAGRRRLVSLLRPKAPRMAERLVEDIFDALDEQTVVVPGTDAAALIVPSLAASLTAVLDQRKLLTTRIEELLEAHPLSQVLTSMPGIGVRTAARILIDVGDGSGFATAGHLAAYAGLAPATRRSGSSIRGEHPSRRGNKQLKRAFYLAAFASLAQPDSRAYYDRKRREGKHHVAAIVCLARRRIDVLFAMLRDGTFYQPPTPVTA